The following are encoded in a window of Halorarum salinum genomic DNA:
- a CDS encoding DUF7282 domain-containing protein codes for MTKRRTVVSLVAALVVLSVFATAALTVGAQQEDGAQQAEPTGLVVDSIDAPAAVAPNGSITVTATISNPTDGELTEDVAYRLDGEEQDVVRHQEVTVAPGGTGTVEFTLEATNFGTGDYIHGVTTRNSSNLTYLDVTRDALVDFDAQESDGTQVVVESTFVPEGGYVTIHDESLLQGDALGSVVGVSEYLEPGYHQNVTIQLFDVEGAQFEETSLNGSQQLIAMPHRETNNDTTYGFVSSDGAQDGPYTVDGEAVTEASEVTVTSEGATGDGAATGGLAGDGDDADGNETTDEGTPALEPFADR; via the coding sequence ATGACCAAGCGGAGAACGGTCGTATCGCTCGTCGCGGCGCTCGTCGTCCTGTCGGTGTTCGCCACGGCGGCGCTGACCGTCGGCGCACAGCAGGAGGACGGCGCTCAGCAGGCCGAACCGACGGGGCTCGTCGTCGACTCGATCGACGCGCCCGCGGCCGTCGCGCCGAACGGGTCGATCACGGTGACGGCGACGATCTCGAACCCGACCGACGGCGAACTCACCGAGGACGTGGCCTACCGGCTCGACGGCGAGGAGCAGGACGTCGTCCGGCACCAGGAGGTCACGGTCGCGCCCGGCGGCACCGGGACGGTCGAGTTCACCCTCGAGGCGACGAACTTCGGCACCGGCGACTACATCCACGGCGTGACGACCCGGAACAGCAGCAACCTCACGTACCTCGACGTGACGCGCGACGCGCTCGTCGACTTCGACGCCCAGGAGAGCGACGGCACCCAGGTCGTCGTCGAGTCGACGTTCGTCCCCGAGGGCGGCTACGTCACCATCCACGACGAGAGCCTCCTCCAGGGCGACGCGCTCGGCAGCGTCGTCGGCGTCTCCGAGTACCTGGAGCCCGGCTACCACCAGAACGTCACGATCCAGTTGTTCGACGTGGAGGGCGCCCAGTTCGAGGAGACGTCGTTGAACGGGAGCCAGCAGCTCATCGCGATGCCCCACCGGGAGACGAACAACGACACGACCTACGGCTTCGTGAGCTCCGACGGCGCACAGGACGGCCCGTACACGGTCGACGGTGAGGCCGTGACGGAGGCCTCGGAAGTGACCGTCACCTCCGAGGGCGCCACCGGGGACGGCGCGGCCACCGGCGGACTCGCCGGCGACGGGGACGACGCCGACGGCAACGAGACGACGGACGAGGGGACGCCCGCTCTCGAACCGTTCGCCGACCGCTGA
- a CDS encoding ATP-binding protein: MSDIPDEIKISEDGTTVPVIELLTGRGFVTGKSGSGKSNTASVVAEELLELDLPMLIVDTDGEYYGLKERYELLHVGAGELCDVQVSPTHAQRIATLALEENVPVILDVSEYLDVDEARQLIHGVVKTLFVREKKAKKPFMLLVEECHEYLPESGGLDEVGEILLQVAKRGRKRGLGLCGMSQRPAAVDKDFITQCDWLVWHRLTWENDTKVVGRFLDNEYAEMVEELNDGEAIVVTDWDEQVSRVQFRRKKTFDAGATPGLEDVERPDFRSISVDLEEELENIDPSAGPGSHPADDVETIGDSAGGSGAGSTSGSGGLEAAASPTDPDDDGGSGDGADSTGTTADAGTSGTADVGDGSADVENRPADSGSGATPGDGTASGAMTMSDPLAAASGGGSTTEVVATDRRRASADDLPRKPPAPKRPEAPSRPDRRKRRRNRSDAEEDIVLEASHLVAYGVESAIWRFRRGVFRVRYALRRWRYRFRRRMRRAGRELDLDPRLLTALLFGVVGLVAAVLLFLVL, encoded by the coding sequence ATGAGCGACATCCCGGACGAGATCAAGATTTCGGAGGACGGTACGACGGTCCCCGTCATCGAACTCCTCACGGGACGCGGGTTCGTCACCGGCAAGTCCGGGAGCGGCAAGTCGAACACGGCCAGCGTCGTCGCGGAGGAGTTGCTCGAACTGGACCTCCCGATGCTCATCGTCGACACCGACGGGGAGTACTACGGACTGAAGGAGCGCTACGAACTGCTCCACGTCGGCGCCGGCGAACTGTGCGACGTGCAGGTGTCGCCCACGCACGCACAGCGCATCGCGACCCTGGCGCTGGAGGAGAACGTCCCCGTCATCCTCGACGTCTCCGAGTACCTCGACGTCGACGAGGCCCGACAGCTGATCCACGGCGTCGTGAAGACGCTGTTCGTCCGGGAGAAGAAGGCGAAGAAGCCGTTCATGCTGCTGGTCGAGGAGTGCCACGAGTACCTCCCCGAGTCGGGCGGCCTCGACGAGGTCGGCGAGATCCTCCTGCAGGTCGCCAAGCGCGGCCGGAAGCGGGGGCTCGGCCTCTGTGGCATGTCCCAGCGGCCGGCCGCGGTGGACAAGGACTTCATCACCCAGTGCGACTGGCTCGTCTGGCACCGGCTCACCTGGGAGAACGACACGAAGGTCGTCGGACGCTTCCTCGACAACGAGTACGCCGAGATGGTCGAGGAACTGAACGACGGGGAGGCCATCGTCGTGACCGACTGGGACGAGCAGGTGTCGCGGGTCCAGTTCCGCCGGAAGAAGACGTTCGACGCGGGCGCGACGCCGGGGCTGGAGGACGTCGAACGCCCGGACTTCCGGAGCATCAGCGTCGATCTGGAGGAGGAACTCGAGAACATCGATCCCTCCGCGGGCCCCGGATCACACCCCGCGGACGACGTCGAAACGATCGGCGACTCGGCCGGCGGTTCCGGCGCGGGGTCGACGTCCGGGTCGGGCGGCCTCGAGGCCGCCGCGTCCCCGACCGACCCGGACGACGACGGGGGTTCGGGGGACGGCGCCGACTCGACGGGGACGACCGCGGACGCCGGGACGTCGGGGACGGCGGACGTCGGGGACGGGTCGGCGGACGTCGAGAACAGGCCGGCCGACTCCGGCAGCGGGGCGACGCCGGGGGACGGAACGGCGTCCGGGGCGATGACGATGTCGGACCCGCTCGCCGCCGCTTCCGGCGGCGGGTCGACGACGGAGGTGGTCGCCACGGATCGACGGAGGGCCAGCGCGGACGACCTCCCCCGGAAACCGCCCGCGCCGAAGCGGCCGGAGGCGCCGAGTCGACCCGATCGCCGGAAGCGCCGGCGGAACCGGAGCGACGCCGAGGAGGACATCGTGCTGGAGGCGAGCCACCTCGTCGCCTACGGCGTCGAGTCGGCGATCTGGCGGTTCCGCCGTGGCGTCTTCCGCGTCCGGTACGCGCTGCGGCGGTGGAGATACCGGTTCCGACGCAGGATGCGGCGTGCCGGACGCGAACTCGATCTGGACCCGCGGCTGCTCACGGCGCTCCTGTTCGGGGTCGTGGGACTCGTCGCCGCCGTCCTGCTGTTCCTCGTGCTGTGA
- a CDS encoding response regulator: MFGRYLREYSEARGEGPTSITVLFVDDEQVFLDLFTGQLAEFRDVETHAVTSGVDALEHMSEHPDTTCVVSDYRMPGMNGIELLTAMREVRPNLPFVILTGMGSETVAEEALAAGVTDYLRKETIASNPKMLGRRIERAASDHRPHTA; encoded by the coding sequence GTGTTCGGCCGCTACCTCCGGGAGTACTCCGAGGCCCGCGGCGAGGGACCGACCTCGATCACGGTGCTGTTCGTCGACGACGAGCAGGTGTTCCTCGACCTGTTCACCGGGCAACTCGCCGAGTTCCGCGACGTCGAGACGCACGCGGTCACGAGCGGGGTGGACGCGCTGGAACACATGAGCGAACACCCCGACACGACCTGCGTCGTGAGCGACTACAGGATGCCCGGGATGAACGGGATCGAACTCCTGACGGCGATGCGGGAGGTGCGGCCGAACCTCCCGTTCGTCATCCTGACCGGTATGGGGAGCGAAACGGTCGCCGAGGAGGCGCTGGCCGCGGGCGTCACCGACTACCTGCGGAAGGAGACCATCGCGTCGAACCCGAAGATGCTCGGGCGCCGCATCGAACGCGCGGCGTCGGACCACCGGCCACACACGGCCTGA
- a CDS encoding MFS transporter yields the protein MDEVRPRAVVLAVIACTFFVGFGGGVVFPILPNLGAVLGISPFLVGLILSANRFVRMVANAPAGALVDRIGTRTPFIAGLLIEGVATLGYNVALASELPEVWFLLSRFAWGLGSALVFATAYTITADVSESTSRGTSMGLVRAGITFGFPAGLVLGGVVSDLYSVAVAFALAAAFALVSGGLAFLTVPETHASEAGSTVRPWDIDRSTPALTAGLVNFGLYFSYAGVLFATLVLLLGERGITVLDYSAQGTSGFLMAATVLAGSVFMLVGGTASDRLGARMPVLLGFLLLACVGFLQLAVTESRVGLLLGCLAIGAGQGGVGGPLMALLADLTPTERMGRATGTNNVLGDVGGGLGPIVSLPAVEALGFVPVYAACAVIPLAAGIVLLAGTYRYTGELNPDVADVPAR from the coding sequence ATGGACGAGGTGCGCCCGCGAGCGGTGGTGCTCGCGGTCATCGCGTGCACGTTCTTCGTCGGCTTCGGCGGCGGCGTCGTCTTCCCCATCCTCCCGAACCTCGGGGCGGTGCTCGGCATCTCGCCGTTCCTCGTCGGCCTCATCCTGAGCGCGAACCGGTTCGTCCGGATGGTCGCGAACGCGCCCGCTGGGGCGCTGGTCGACCGGATCGGCACCCGGACGCCGTTCATCGCCGGCCTGCTGATCGAGGGCGTCGCGACGCTCGGCTACAACGTCGCGCTCGCCTCCGAGTTGCCCGAGGTCTGGTTCCTCCTCTCGCGGTTCGCCTGGGGGCTCGGCAGCGCGCTCGTGTTCGCGACGGCCTACACCATCACGGCCGACGTGAGCGAGTCGACCTCCCGCGGGACGAGCATGGGGCTCGTCCGCGCGGGCATCACCTTCGGCTTCCCCGCCGGCCTCGTCCTCGGCGGGGTGGTGAGCGACCTGTACAGCGTCGCCGTCGCGTTCGCGCTCGCGGCGGCGTTCGCGCTCGTCTCCGGCGGCCTCGCGTTCCTCACCGTCCCCGAGACCCACGCGAGCGAGGCGGGTTCCACGGTGCGACCGTGGGACATCGACCGGAGCACGCCCGCCCTGACGGCGGGGCTGGTGAACTTCGGGCTCTACTTCTCGTACGCCGGGGTGCTGTTCGCCACCCTGGTGCTGCTGCTCGGCGAGCGCGGCATCACCGTCCTCGACTACTCGGCGCAGGGGACCTCGGGATTTCTCATGGCCGCGACCGTGCTCGCGGGGTCGGTGTTCATGCTCGTCGGCGGCACGGCCAGCGACCGACTCGGCGCCCGGATGCCGGTGCTGCTCGGCTTCCTGCTGCTCGCGTGCGTCGGGTTCCTGCAACTTGCCGTCACGGAGTCGCGGGTCGGCCTGCTCCTCGGCTGTCTGGCCATCGGCGCCGGCCAGGGCGGCGTCGGCGGCCCGCTGATGGCGCTGCTCGCCGACCTCACGCCGACCGAACGGATGGGGCGGGCGACCGGGACGAACAACGTCCTCGGCGACGTCGGCGGCGGCCTCGGCCCCATCGTCTCGCTCCCGGCGGTCGAGGCGCTGGGGTTCGTCCCCGTCTACGCGGCCTGTGCGGTCATCCCGCTGGCGGCCGGGATCGTCCTCCTCGCGGGGACGTACCGCTACACCGGCGAACTGAACCCCGACGTGGCGGACGTCCCGGCGCGATGA
- a CDS encoding SDR family oxidoreductase, with amino-acid sequence MEDIQGDTVVVTGASSGIGAATAHALAADGANLVLAARREGRLEELAGDLEVEHGAAAVPVPTDVTDREAVDGLVDTAVAQFDSLDALVNNAGVGLGDDVADLTDEEYHTMMDVNVDGAFYATRAALPHLRESRGTVTFVGSFAGQYPRPGNPVYAATKWCVRGFAHSLAARVGDEGVAVSVVNPTEVRTEFASEQGDPFEERFDSEDVTDPEAVAEAIRFTLRQDATDAVNEIDLYRRDKFAHF; translated from the coding sequence ATGGAGGACATCCAAGGCGACACGGTCGTGGTGACGGGGGCGAGTTCGGGGATCGGAGCGGCGACGGCGCACGCGCTCGCCGCGGACGGGGCGAACCTCGTGCTCGCCGCCCGTCGGGAGGGCAGACTGGAGGAACTGGCCGGCGACCTCGAGGTCGAGCACGGCGCGGCGGCGGTCCCGGTGCCGACCGACGTGACCGACCGCGAGGCGGTGGACGGCCTCGTCGACACTGCGGTCGCGCAGTTCGACTCGCTCGACGCGCTGGTGAACAACGCCGGCGTCGGCCTCGGCGACGACGTCGCGGACCTGACCGACGAGGAGTACCACACGATGATGGACGTGAACGTCGACGGCGCCTTCTACGCGACCCGCGCGGCGCTGCCGCACCTCCGGGAGTCCCGGGGGACGGTCACGTTCGTCGGCAGTTTCGCCGGCCAGTACCCCCGACCCGGCAACCCGGTGTACGCCGCGACCAAGTGGTGCGTCAGGGGGTTCGCCCACAGCCTCGCCGCCCGGGTCGGCGACGAGGGCGTCGCGGTGTCGGTCGTCAACCCGACGGAGGTGCGGACCGAGTTCGCCTCCGAGCAGGGCGACCCCTTCGAGGAGCGGTTCGACTCCGAGGACGTGACCGACCCCGAGGCGGTCGCCGAGGCCATCCGCTTCACGCTCCGACAGGACGCGACCGACGCGGTGAACGAGATCGACCTCTACCGGCGGGACAAGTTCGCGCACTTCTGA
- a CDS encoding dolichyl-phosphate hexose transferase encodes MGTYDEEAAVGAVLDDVDRVTDGRAEVVCVDGSSDRTPEIARERGARVVEQEPRGYGVAVRAALRAADRPIVVTTDCDDTYPMEKLPDFLAAVNDGADVVSGDRLYHGAGAMPAFNRAGNRAFALLASALTGGRVHDTTTGMRAYRREVVESIEWTENTGLSAELLIRPLMRGYAVREEPIPYRERAGETKLDPLSGGAAIAKSIVKVGLEERLR; translated from the coding sequence ATGGGCACCTACGACGAGGAGGCCGCGGTCGGCGCCGTCCTCGACGACGTCGACCGGGTCACGGACGGCCGCGCCGAGGTCGTCTGCGTCGACGGCTCCAGCGACCGGACGCCCGAGATCGCCCGAGAGCGGGGCGCCCGCGTCGTCGAACAGGAGCCCCGGGGGTACGGCGTCGCCGTCCGCGCCGCCCTGCGAGCCGCCGACCGGCCGATCGTCGTCACCACGGACTGTGACGACACCTACCCGATGGAGAAGCTCCCCGACTTCCTCGCGGCCGTCAACGACGGCGCGGACGTCGTCAGCGGCGATCGACTGTACCACGGCGCCGGAGCGATGCCCGCGTTCAACCGGGCCGGCAACCGGGCGTTCGCCCTCCTCGCGAGCGCCCTGACGGGCGGGCGGGTTCACGACACGACCACGGGGATGCGGGCGTACCGCCGCGAGGTGGTCGAATCGATCGAGTGGACCGAGAACACCGGGCTCTCCGCCGAACTGCTGATCCGCCCGCTGATGCGGGGGTACGCGGTCCGCGAGGAGCCGATCCCGTACCGCGAGCGCGCCGGCGAGACCAAACTCGACCCGCTCTCGGGCGGGGCCGCCATCGCGAAGTCCATCGTGAAGGTCGGCCTCGAGGAGCGCCTGCGATAG
- a CDS encoding GMC family oxidoreductase: protein MNGTDGGREGDGDAVADVDRSPRSAADVCVVGAGPAGALVAARLAERGHDVVVLEAGPRFDPDDRLDRMERSIRPAGDGGSVWGTGGPRDAYTSAGERFYPLNATRVKGVGGSTLHWQGMVMRLHEADFERRTRDGVGEDWPISYGDLRPYYAEAEAELGVAGASDDPFGPPREEPHPMPAFPPSHSDSLFAEACERVGVTTHSAGNARNSERRDGRSACVGYGTCQPVCPSGAKYTAERHVARAEAAGARVLDRVPVQRLEHDEAGERVTVARYATPDGEEHEQAARAFVLAAGGVESPRLLLLSDSETYPDGLANGSGAVGRYFMEHLFAGMGGTLDRPTRQNHVGFVTTESHQFYDDPGAGAEGTDGAVPAADGDLGPIKLELLNYAGPSPVEMALSAETWGDELLDRLRDGYGNHVAMGALVGQLPRAENRIELDPSTTDDHGNPVPEVNWRLDDRTRRTLQRANEIQRAVLEALGVEIEWSVGPEDTGPAAHHMGTTRMGTDPATSVVDPELRTHDLSNLWIPSSGAFVTGGAMNPTLTIAALALRAVDSMDEQLRRS from the coding sequence GTGAACGGGACCGACGGCGGCCGGGAGGGTGACGGGGACGCGGTCGCCGACGTCGACCGAAGCCCCCGTTCCGCCGCGGACGTCTGCGTCGTCGGCGCCGGGCCGGCGGGCGCGCTCGTGGCCGCGCGGCTCGCCGAGCGCGGTCACGACGTGGTCGTCCTGGAGGCCGGTCCCCGGTTCGACCCCGACGACCGCCTCGACCGGATGGAGCGGTCGATCCGTCCGGCGGGGGACGGCGGGTCGGTCTGGGGCACGGGCGGCCCGCGCGACGCCTACACCTCCGCAGGCGAGCGGTTCTACCCGCTGAACGCGACCCGCGTGAAGGGCGTAGGGGGGTCGACGCTCCACTGGCAGGGGATGGTGATGCGGCTCCACGAGGCGGACTTCGAGCGCAGGACGCGCGACGGCGTCGGCGAGGACTGGCCCATCTCCTACGGGGACCTGCGGCCGTACTACGCCGAGGCGGAGGCCGAGTTGGGCGTCGCCGGCGCGTCGGACGACCCGTTCGGGCCCCCGCGCGAGGAGCCACACCCGATGCCGGCGTTCCCGCCCTCCCACAGCGACTCGCTGTTCGCCGAGGCCTGCGAGCGCGTGGGCGTGACGACCCACTCGGCGGGAAACGCCCGGAACTCGGAGCGGCGCGACGGGCGGTCGGCCTGCGTCGGCTACGGGACGTGCCAGCCGGTCTGCCCCTCGGGCGCGAAGTACACCGCCGAGCGCCACGTCGCCCGCGCGGAGGCGGCCGGTGCGCGGGTGCTCGACCGGGTCCCCGTCCAGCGGCTCGAACACGACGAGGCGGGCGAGCGCGTCACGGTCGCCCGGTACGCGACGCCCGACGGCGAGGAGCACGAGCAGGCCGCCCGGGCGTTCGTCCTCGCGGCGGGCGGGGTCGAGAGCCCGCGGCTGCTCCTCCTCTCGGACTCCGAAACGTACCCCGACGGGCTGGCGAACGGTTCGGGCGCGGTCGGCCGCTACTTCATGGAGCACCTATTCGCCGGGATGGGCGGGACGCTCGACCGGCCGACGCGGCAGAACCACGTCGGCTTCGTCACGACCGAGAGCCACCAGTTCTACGACGACCCCGGCGCGGGTGCGGAGGGGACCGACGGAGCGGTTCCAGCCGCCGACGGGGACCTCGGGCCGATAAAGCTGGAACTGCTCAACTACGCCGGGCCGTCGCCGGTCGAGATGGCCCTCTCGGCGGAGACGTGGGGTGACGAACTGCTCGACCGGCTCCGGGACGGGTACGGGAACCACGTGGCGATGGGCGCGCTGGTCGGCCAGCTCCCGCGGGCCGAAAACCGGATCGAACTCGACCCGTCGACGACCGACGACCACGGAAACCCGGTGCCGGAGGTGAACTGGCGGCTCGACGACCGGACCCGGCGGACGCTCCAGCGGGCGAACGAGATCCAGCGGGCGGTGCTGGAGGCGCTCGGGGTCGAGATCGAGTGGTCGGTCGGTCCCGAGGACACCGGCCCCGCGGCCCACCACATGGGGACGACCCGGATGGGGACCGACCCGGCGACGAGCGTCGTCGACCCCGAACTGCGGACCCACGACCTCTCGAACCTCTGGATCCCCTCCTCGGGCGCGTTCGTCACGGGCGGCGCGATGAACCCGACGCTCACCATCGCCGCGCTCGCGCTCCGGGCGGTCGACTCGATGGACGAGCAGCTACGACGGTCGTGA
- a CDS encoding gluconate 2-dehydrogenase subunit 3 family protein encodes MKLTRRDALAALGVGSAGAAGAFAWEEFDPGAAGGSNGSGVNVGGVLVAVAEVVYPSAVEGVPEFVETYVVGRAVDGPAYASGVREAAATLDAYAENWFDAPVAELSAGDRDALLRQMGVETAAADPEGTDPERVRRYVVNELQYALYTSPTGGELVGIENPQGHPGGIESYRRGPEP; translated from the coding sequence GTGAAGCTGACCCGGCGGGACGCGCTCGCGGCGCTCGGCGTCGGGAGCGCCGGCGCCGCCGGAGCGTTCGCGTGGGAGGAGTTCGATCCGGGAGCGGCGGGGGGGTCGAACGGCTCCGGGGTGAACGTCGGGGGCGTGCTCGTCGCCGTCGCCGAGGTCGTCTACCCCTCCGCGGTCGAGGGGGTTCCCGAGTTCGTCGAGACGTACGTCGTCGGCCGCGCGGTCGACGGACCGGCGTACGCGTCGGGCGTGCGGGAGGCGGCCGCGACGCTGGACGCCTACGCCGAGAACTGGTTCGACGCGCCCGTCGCGGAGCTGTCGGCCGGGGACCGGGACGCGCTCCTCCGCCAGATGGGCGTCGAGACGGCCGCGGCCGACCCGGAGGGGACGGACCCCGAGCGCGTCCGTCGCTACGTCGTGAACGAACTCCAGTACGCGCTCTACACGTCGCCGACGGGCGGGGAACTCGTGGGCATCGAGAACCCGCAGGGTCACCCCGGCGGGATCGAGAGCTACCGACGAGGGCCGGAGCCGTGA
- a CDS encoding DUF7846 domain-containing protein, giving the protein MSGGVAVADRVRRVRERSARIAAARRFELGAVALALLAGAVVWWLATDLFAYRSVNDDEGVYLLQAAMLLEGRLFLRPGPLAEAVRPWFFVAGERGGGTVMYGKYSPVVPATFAAARALTGSYDPALAAVAAGVVGLVALLGRDAADARVGLLAAAFVLASPLFLFPSSVFLPYAPTMLLNLLFAVGYVRAARTGRRRWAALAGAAVGLAFFSRPYTAVCFAAPFLLHALAVLARAARDGRVDRSVRRAVFERYAVMATLGLAGVALALGYNWTVTGDPLVFPYEAFAPRDGLGFGERELLGHELDYTPALGVESSGRALSMLFGGWVAAGWLGTGFAAAGLVLFFERWWRGGARLRPRIDGLGDGEVTGLLAGVGASVALGNVAFWGVYNGLANGLFDLLGPYYHLDLLVPFGVFAAVGVVRGGEALASLLAGRFDRRAARVALATLLVVSLPLVAAAEASVVADPYGENRQRTGNLAATYEPFEGADLENALVFVPDPYGDWTAHPFQRLRNEPGFDDGPIYAVDGEPDRDLRTVDAAGDRQLYRFTYRGEWTGAVRPVDPDLRRLRVLTGDRVDARTVVGVPAGSTGASVRVETGEGYARYSVEDLDGRVAVNWSVGPSGVRVGNLDRTGDSHSGGPNGSSGETGDVPLPAGASEVDLVVTFAGRTGESVTYRQALTVERDGGAVRVLWPPETRVCRLETDCGREGTWVGPGGDYLDGVSVEADAAVGTNATAQPSASTEADAASGANPAA; this is encoded by the coding sequence ATGAGTGGGGGCGTGGCGGTGGCGGACCGCGTTCGACGCGTGCGCGAGCGGTCCGCCCGGATCGCCGCGGCCCGCCGGTTCGAGCTCGGCGCCGTCGCGCTGGCGCTCCTCGCGGGCGCCGTCGTCTGGTGGCTCGCGACCGACCTGTTCGCGTACCGCTCGGTGAACGACGACGAGGGGGTCTACCTGTTGCAGGCCGCGATGTTGCTCGAGGGCCGGCTGTTCCTCCGGCCCGGCCCGCTCGCGGAGGCCGTCAGGCCGTGGTTCTTCGTCGCCGGCGAGCGCGGCGGCGGGACCGTCATGTACGGCAAGTACAGTCCGGTCGTGCCGGCGACGTTCGCGGCGGCGCGGGCGCTGACCGGGAGCTACGACCCGGCGCTCGCGGCCGTCGCGGCGGGCGTCGTCGGCCTCGTCGCACTCCTGGGCCGGGACGCCGCGGACGCCCGCGTCGGCCTCCTGGCCGCCGCGTTCGTCCTCGCGTCGCCGCTGTTCCTCTTCCCCTCGTCCGTCTTCCTCCCGTACGCGCCGACGATGCTGCTGAACCTCCTCTTCGCCGTCGGCTACGTCCGGGCGGCCCGCACCGGACGCCGACGCTGGGCCGCGCTGGCGGGCGCAGCGGTGGGACTCGCCTTCTTCAGCCGACCGTACACCGCCGTCTGCTTCGCCGCCCCGTTCCTCCTGCACGCGCTCGCCGTGCTCGCGCGGGCCGCCAGAGACGGGCGGGTCGACCGGTCGGTCCGTCGGGCCGTGTTCGAACGGTACGCCGTCATGGCGACGCTCGGACTCGCCGGGGTCGCGCTCGCGCTGGGCTACAACTGGACGGTCACGGGCGACCCGCTCGTCTTCCCGTACGAGGCGTTCGCCCCGCGGGACGGCCTCGGCTTCGGCGAGCGCGAACTGCTCGGCCACGAGCTCGACTACACGCCGGCGCTGGGCGTCGAGAGCTCCGGCCGGGCGCTCTCGATGCTGTTCGGCGGATGGGTCGCCGCGGGATGGCTCGGCACCGGGTTCGCGGCGGCCGGCCTCGTGCTGTTCTTCGAGCGGTGGTGGCGCGGCGGCGCCCGACTCCGACCGAGAATCGACGGACTCGGCGACGGCGAGGTCACGGGGCTCCTCGCCGGCGTCGGCGCCTCGGTCGCGCTCGGAAACGTCGCGTTCTGGGGCGTGTACAACGGCCTCGCGAACGGGCTGTTCGACCTGCTCGGCCCGTACTACCACCTCGACCTGCTCGTCCCGTTCGGCGTCTTCGCCGCCGTCGGCGTCGTCCGCGGCGGCGAGGCGCTCGCGTCCCTGCTCGCCGGGCGATTCGACCGCCGGGCCGCCCGGGTCGCGCTCGCCACGCTGCTCGTCGTCTCGCTCCCGCTCGTCGCGGCCGCGGAGGCCTCGGTCGTCGCCGACCCCTACGGGGAGAACCGACAGCGGACGGGGAACCTGGCCGCGACCTACGAGCCGTTCGAGGGGGCCGACCTCGAAAACGCGCTGGTGTTCGTGCCAGACCCGTACGGCGACTGGACCGCCCACCCGTTCCAGCGCCTCCGGAACGAACCGGGCTTCGACGACGGGCCGATCTACGCCGTGGACGGGGAACCCGACCGGGACCTGCGGACGGTCGACGCCGCGGGCGACCGGCAGCTCTATCGGTTCACCTACCGCGGCGAATGGACCGGCGCGGTTCGACCGGTCGACCCCGACCTCCGGCGCCTCCGCGTCCTGACCGGCGACCGGGTCGACGCGCGCACGGTCGTCGGCGTGCCGGCCGGGTCGACGGGTGCGTCGGTGCGGGTCGAGACCGGCGAGGGCTACGCGCGCTACTCGGTGGAGGATCTCGACGGCCGCGTCGCGGTGAACTGGTCGGTCGGGCCGTCGGGCGTCCGGGTCGGGAACCTCGACCGGACGGGGGACAGTCACTCCGGCGGTCCGAACGGGTCGAGCGGTGAGACCGGGGACGTCCCGCTTCCGGCGGGCGCGAGCGAGGTCGATCTCGTCGTGACGTTCGCCGGGCGGACCGGCGAGTCGGTGACGTACCGCCAGGCGCTCACGGTCGAGCGCGACGGCGGGGCCGTGCGGGTGCTCTGGCCGCCCGAGACGCGGGTCTGCCGGCTCGAAACCGACTGCGGAAGGGAGGGGACGTGGGTCGGCCCCGGCGGGGACTACCTCGACGGCGTCTCCGTGGAGGCGGACGCGGCAGTCGGGACGAACGCGACGGCTCAACCGAGCGCGTCGACCGAGGCGGACGCCGCCTCCGGGGCGAACCCGGCGGCCTGA